A part of Vigna radiata var. radiata cultivar VC1973A chromosome 11, Vradiata_ver6, whole genome shotgun sequence genomic DNA contains:
- the LOC106777992 gene encoding pentatricopeptide repeat-containing protein At5g13770, chloroplastic, with amino-acid sequence MPQHHLCKVLITQPKCSISSNMAISCSAEWSLACTNCSRTTHHLHAVIPTCHFPSWCTVSPSHPRFFHVNFSASPTPILEEEPSNTPIIHLDVNFADVQQYSKPEAENLNEFLCGLFEDPKTRELAFDYYQRLKERPEFRPNKSTLRYVIRYLMSLKEWDLILSVSEDFQVYHVLPDRATCSSLIKFCIKRRKFRIADVLLNVFNSDSKVAFLACSSAMGSYNKLHMFRNTVLVYERMKSTGILLDSVGYLHIMEAYSKLNECDKVVQLFHEFKSRKLRTSARYLSQIYGILCESLGKFGRAFEALDYFREMTQKGISEYSIYSTLIYSFASLRKVDVAEELFREAKSKTVIKDPEVYLRLMLMYIDEGLLEKTLEILKAMDDADVKVSDSIICTIVNGFSKKRGFSAAVKVFEDLVSKGYEPGQVTYASVINAYWRLGQCSKAEEVFEEMEKKGFDKCVYAYSSMIVMYGRIGKVSSATRLVAKMKERGCKPNVWIYNSLIDMHGREKNLKQLEKLWREMKRRKVAPDKVTYTTIISAYNKAGEFESCVKLFDEYRINGGLIDRAMAGIMVGVYTKIGQVDDLVKLLQDMKTEGTRLDQRLYQSAWNAFKDAGLQLQAKWMKESFLVA; translated from the coding sequence ATGCCACAACATCATCTATGTAAGGTACTCATAACTCAACCAAAGTGTTCGATCTCTTCCAACATGGCCATTTCATGTTCTGCAGAATGGTCTCTTGCTTGCACAAATTGTTCAAGAACAACCCATCACCTGCATGCAGTGATCCCCACGTGCCACTTCCCTTCCTGGTGCACAGTCTCACCTTCTCACCCACGCTTCTTCCATGTCAATTTCTCAGCTTCTCCCACACCCATTTTGGAAGAAGAACCTTCCAACACCCCCATCATCCATTTAGATGTTAACTTTGCTGATGTTCAACAATATTCTAAGCCAGAAGCTGAGAACTTGAACGAGTTTTTATGTGGGTTGTTTGAGGATCCAAAAACAAGGGAACTTGCGTTTGACTACTACCAAAGGTTGAAAGAGAGGCCAGAGTTTAGGCCTAACAAATCAACACTAAGGTATGTGATCAGGTACTTGATGAGTTTGAAGGAATGGGATTTGATTTTATCAGTTTCAGAAGACTTTCAGGTTTACCATGTGTTGCCTGATAGGGCTACTTGCTCTAGCTTGATTAAATTTTGCATTAAGCGTAGGAAATTCAGGATTGCTGATGTTCTGCTAAATGTTTTTAACTCTGATAGTAAGGTTGCTTTCTTAGCTTGTAGTTCTGCCATGGGAAGTTATAATAAGCTGCATATGTTTAGGAATACTGTTTTGGTCTATGAACGAATGAAATCCACTGGTATTCTTCTGGATTCTGTAGGTTATTTACACATTATGGAAGCTTACTCTAAACTTAATGAATGTGACAAAGTGGTTCAGTTGtttcatgaatttaaaagtaGGAAGTTAAGAACTTCAGCCAGATATTTATCTCAAATTTATGGGATTCTATGCGAGTCATTGGGGAAGTTTGGAAGGGCTTTTGAAGCACTTGATTACTTCAGAGAGATGACTCAGAAGGGGATTTCTGAATACTCAATTTATTCCACCTTGATATACTCTTTTGCGAGTTTACGCAAGGTTGATGTGGCTGAGGAACTTTTCAGAGAAGCTAAAAGCAAAACAGTGATAAAGGACCCTGAGGTCTATTTAAGGCTTATGCTTATGTACATAGATGAAGGTTTGTTGGAGAAGACATTGGAGATTCTGAAGGCAATGGATGATGCGGATGTGAAGGTTTCTGATTCTATAATATGTACTATTGTCAATGGCTTTAGCAAGAAAAGAGGGTTTTCAGCTGCAGTTAAGGTTTTTGAGGATCTAGTTTCCAAGGGATATGAACCAGGTCAAGTAACCTATGCTTCAGTTATAAATGCATATTGGCGTCTTGGGCAATGCAGCAAAGCAGAAGAGGTGTTTGAAGAGATGGAGAAAAAGGGGTTTGACAAATGTGTTTATGCTTATTCAAGCATGATTGTGATGTATGGGAGAATTGGGAAGGTGAGTAGTGCAACAAGGTTGGTAGCTAAGATGAAAGAAAGAGGGTGCAAACCAAATGTGTGGATCTATAACTCATTGATAGACATGCATGGGAGGGAGAAGAATTTGAAGCAGCTTGAGAAGCTGTGGAGagagatgaagagaagaaaggtAGCACCAGATAAGGTGACTTACACTACCATCATCAGTGCTTATAACAAGGCAGGAGAATTTGAAAGTTGTGTGAAACTGTTTGATGAGTACAGAATCAATGGTGGCCTTATTGATAGGGCCATGGCAGGTATAATGGTTGGTGTGTACACTAAAATTGGTCAGGTTGATGATCTGGTGAAACTCTTGCAGGACATGAAAACAGAAGGGACAAGACTAGATCAGAGGTTGTATCAGTCTGCTTGGAATGCTTTTAAGGATGCTGGGTTGCAACTGCAGGCAAAATGGATGAAAGAGAGCTTCCTTGTGGCATAg